One segment of Haliotis asinina isolate JCU_RB_2024 chromosome 12, JCU_Hal_asi_v2, whole genome shotgun sequence DNA contains the following:
- the LOC137257478 gene encoding uncharacterized protein, giving the protein MAAVFTDTNRDKYGVVRGRCKDCPEDCPEYSQPVLRHNCTYCGCPAGQHERVEPRPELIIKTEPGEDEEAGCPGRTNGGPTQGPSRRPDGWTTVQVWPGPSRRNESSNDSTTHRGQWRTVSQRRCKTLFENNGVQYSQLERHLSRTECGVFTILWKGKIIYVGEPKKTPILTCLRSIFTGGSNQDISKCLKNVPNVLKSAHIKIAWLKHIDDDPHPKTCKEGKKGMSYRQCLSNLQGVKPRDVLKGLMREETINR; this is encoded by the exons ATGGCAGCAGTGTTCACAGACACAAACAGAGACAAGTACGGAGTTGTTCGGGGTAGGTGTAAAGACTGCCCCGAGGACTGCCCAGAGTATTCCCAACCTGTCCTCCGACATAACTGTACCTACTGCGGGTGTCCGGCGGGACAACACGAGAGGGTGGAACCTCGACCGGAACTCATCATCAAGACAGAGCCTGGGGAGGACGAGGAAGCAGGGTGTCCGGGACGGACTAACGGCGGACCAACACAGGGTCCATCCAGAAGACCAGATGGCTGGACCACGGTCCAAGTCTGGCCTGGTCCCTCTAGACGAAATGAGTCGTCAAATGACTCTACCACACACCGGGGTCAGTGGCGAACAGTAAGCCAG AGACGTTGTAAGACGTTATTTGAGAATAACGGCGTCCAATATTCTCAACTTGAAAGACACCTCAGCAGAACAGAATGTGGCGTGTTCACAATCCTGTGGAAAGGGAAAATAATTTATGTTGGAGAGCCAAAGAAGACGCCAATATTAACCTGTCTTCGTAGCATATTTACTGGTGGAAGCAATCAAGACATCAGCAAATGTTTGAAAAACGTACCCAACGTTTTGAAAAGTGCTCACATTAAGATTGCCTGGCTAAAACACATAGACGATGACCCGCACCCCAAGACGTGTAAAGAGGGCAAGAAAGGGATGTCATATCGACAGTGTCTGTCAAATCTGCAGGGGGTGAAGCCAAGGGATGTTCTGAAAGGTTTGATGAGAGAGGAAACCATCAATCGTTAG
- the LOC137257479 gene encoding nascent polypeptide-associated complex subunit alpha, muscle-specific form-like → MAKPNHLPLIDIKPCKLLHRGHVPYSVVARTKRRPSGVYKVAYMWETVYVGSSSNVIKDLRKQFSGNGKLDLIEFLLNLTKKELEMVSVYWLDEAIHVHSCGKSYLECITDLQGRKPKFNDIQPILCSMSAASVVSTDSQTLKHGKGQSQDDVSIRPSNATEEPKTIVQRRLGSADKRTSPGFSVTSRKRPAEEDGERSQFHTDQKKIKTGQLAEQPMNRPLTTNPEYTAVTGQHAVQPMHRPLTTKPEYTAMTGQHAEQPMHRPLTTKPEYTAVTGQHAEQPVHRPLTTKPEYTAVTGQHAEQPVHRPLTTKPEYTAVTGQHAEQPMHRPLTTKPEYTAVTGQHAEQPMHRPLTTKPEYTAVTGQHAVQPVHRPLTTKPEYTAVTGQHAEQPMHRPLTTNPEYTAVTGQHAVQPMHRPLTTKPEYTAMTGQHAVQPMHRPLTTKPEYTAMTGQHAEQPMHRPLTTNPEYTAVTGQHAVQPMHRPLTTKPEYTAMTGQHAEQPMHRPLTTNPEYTAVTGQHAVQPMHRPLTTNPEDTPVCRSQTANLHFSATMLSTNVTLKMQSMETPKMLLNNIPRRPVISKLSYKQRSQSQGGATVDMSLNHENLTTQALLQQFCISPRSPEFEERIQRDKTGYIAGRSEIRKDNCGNIPISTITKGSQPVCPTTSHFDKESQKGLQPHVVGDKCESTKEKTFRDRPNASQRHSLEKYPRFQTSSGGNEQTHTVSSTQSQSTHAGITPSHEFKPSNKDPGQNELSNQENKVSAPCASSGNDPEGNIQIPPFSSTSVSGLAEAVRLFMPDAVPEPETHATRSCTGIPIGDSSKLLERILKAAPVKPSSPCRIKTPSGRRKTMNETTSSSYKGPDANIVRMLVCDPLVSSTQTCKSNQSPQTKVPNKAAEEPHSETKVPNKDIEEPHSQTRVPNKPSGEPHLQPIVSSTQTCLSNQTSLAEVPNKAAGGPRSQTKVANIACGEPCSQKKVPIKDPGRSRLQPKVPNMTCREPRLQTIAPNMVRGEPRSQTKVPNKDPGETRTQPKVPNVACGKPNSLPKVPSIVCREPRSQSKAPNIACGESRSKTKVPSKDPGESRTQPKVPNKACAEPRSKTKVPNKACAEPRSKTKVPNKACAEPRSKTKVPNKACAESRSKTKVPNKACAEPRSKTKVPNKACGESRSQTKVPCKDPGERRTIRTQSLPKKDSDTVEGAGVFSVIKTIGSKVFTMMNPFASNGGQ, encoded by the exons ATGGCAAAACCAAACCATTTACCCTTGATTGAC ATTAAACCATGCAAGCTGTTGCATAGAGGCCATGTACCGTACTCAGTCGTTGCCCGGACAAAGCGCAGGCCTAGTGGAGTGTACAAGGTTGCCTACATGTGGGAGACTGTCTATGTCGGTTCATCCAGCAACGTCATCAAGGACCTTCGGAAACAGTTCAGTGGTAATGGCAAGCTGGACTTAATCGAATTCTTGCTGAATCTCACCAAGAAGGAACTTGAGATGGTATCCGTGTACTGGCTGGACGAAGCGATACATGTCCACAGCTGTGGTAAATCCTACCTGGAATGTATTACAGATCTACAAGGAAGGAAACCAAAGTTTAACGACATACAACCGATTCTCTGCTCCATGTCAGCTGCCAGCGTTGTCAGTACTGACTCCCAAACCTTGAAACATGGAAAAGGACAATCACAGGATGATGTATCTATCCGACCTAGCAACGCTACAGAAGAGCCAAAGACGATTGTCCAAAGGAGACTGGGATCGGCAGATAAACGTACTTCACCTGGATTCAGTGTAACGTCGAGGAAGAGACCTGCGGAAGAGGATGGAGAGAGATCGCAATTTCATACCGATCAAAAGAAAATTAAGACTGGTCAACTTGCAGAACAACCAATGAATCGTCCTTTGACAACGAACCCCGAGTACACTGCTGTGACTGGTCAACATGCAGTacaaccaatgcatcgtcctTTGACAACGAAGCCCGAGTACACTGCTATGACTGGTCAACATGCAGAacaaccaatgcatcgtcctTTGACAACGAAGCCCGAGTACACTGCTGTGACTGGTCAACATGCAGAACAACCAGTGCATCGTCCTTTGACAACGAAGCCCGAGTACACTGCTGTGACTGGTCAACATGCAGAACAACCAGTGCATCGTCCTTTGACAACGAAGCCCGAGTACACTGCTGTGACTGGTCAACATGCAGAacaaccaatgcatcgtcctTTGACAACGAAGCCCGAGTACACTGCTGTGACTGGTCAACATGCAGAacaaccaatgcatcgtcctTTGACAACGAAGCCCGAGTACACTGCTGTGACTGGTCAACATGCAGTACAACCAGTGCATCGTCCTTTGACAACGAAGCCCGAGTACACTGCTGTGACTGGTCAACATGCAGAacaaccaatgcatcgtcctTTGACAACGAACCCCGAGTACACTGCTGTGACTGGTCAACATGCAGTacaaccaatgcatcgtcctTTGACAACGAAGCCCGAGTACACTGCTATGACTGGTCAACATGCAGTacaaccaatgcatcgtcctTTGACAACGAAGCCCGAGTACACTGCTATGACTGGTCAACATGCAGAacaaccaatgcatcgtcctTTGACAACGAACCCCGAGTACACTGCTGTGACTGGTCAACATGCAGTacaaccaatgcatcgtcctTTGACAACGAAGCCCGAGTACACTGCTATGACTGGTCAACATGCAGAacaaccaatgcatcgtcctTTGACAACGAACCCCGAGTACACTGCTGTGACTGGTCAACATGCAGTacaaccaatgcatcgtcctTTGACAACGAACCCTGAGGACACTCCTGTCTGCCGAAGTCAAACAGCAAACTTACACTTTTCTGCCACAATGCTCAGTACAAATGTGACCTTAAAGATGCAGAGCATGGAAACGCCCAAGATGTTGCTGAACAACATCCCAAGAAGACCAGTCATATCAAAGTTATCGTACAAGCAAAGATCTCAGTCACAGGGAGGAGCTACTGTTGACATGTCTTTGAACCATGAAAATCTCACGACCCAGGCGTTACTTCAACAATTCTGTATTTCTCCAAGATCACCTGAGTTTGAAGAGAGAATCCAACGTGATAAAACTGGATACATCGCTGGACGCTCAGAGATTAGGAAGGATAACTGTGGCAATATCCCAATTTCAACTATCACCAAAGGGAGTCAGCCTGTGTGTCCTACCACTTCACATTTTGACAAGGAGTCCCAAAAGGGGCTACAACCACATGTAGTGGGAGATAAATGCGAATCAACCAAAGAAAAAACATTTAGAGATCGCCCAAATGCTTCCCAGAGACATTCACTGGAAAAATATCCTCGTTTCCAAACATCCTCGGGAGGAAATGAACAAACACACACCGTCAGCTCTACACAGTCTCAGTCTACACATGCAGGGATAACACCTAGCCATGAGTTTAAGCCCTCAAACAAGGATCCAGGACAAAACGAACTGTCAAATCAAGAAAACAAGGTATCAGCACCATGTGCTTCTAGTGGAAATGACCCTGAAGggaatatacaaattcctccatTTTCTTCGACATCGGTTTCAGGTTTGGCTGAAGCAGTTCGTCTGTTCATGCCCGATGCTGTACCTGAACCAGAAACACATGCAACAAGGTCATGCACCGGTATCCCCATAGGAGATAGCTCCAAACTGTTGGAGAGAATCTTAAAAGCTGCACCAGTGAAACCGAGCTCCCCTTGCCGGATAAAAACCCCTAGTGGAAGACGCAAAACAATGAATGAGACAACATCTTCGTCTTACAAAGGTCCAGATGCCAATATTGTGAGAATGCTGGTTTGTGATCCCCTCGTCTCCAGTACTCAGACATGTAAATCAAATCAGAGCCCTCAGACAAAGGTTCCAAACAAAGCTGCTGAAGAACCTCATTCAGAGACAAAGGTTCCAAACAAAGATATTGAAGAGCCTCATTCACAGACAAGGGTTCCAAACAAACCATCTGGAGAGCCACATTTACAGCCCATTGTCTCCAGTACTCAGACATGTCTTTCAAACCAGACCTCCCTGGCTGAAGTTCCAAACAAAGCTGCTGGCGGGCCACGTTCACAGACAAAAGTTGCTAACATAGCATGTGGAGAGCCATGTTCACAGAAAAAAGTTCCAATCAAAGATCCTGGAAGGTCAAGGTTGCAGCCAAAAGTTCCAAACATGACATGTAGAGAGCCACGTTTACAGACGATAGCTCCAAACATGGTACGTGGAGAACCACGTTCGCAAACAAAAGTTCCAAACAAGGATCCTGGAGAGACACGTACACAACCAAAAGTTCCAAACGTAGCATGTGGGAAGCCAAATTCACTGCCAAAAGTTCCAAGCATAGTATGTAGAGAGCCACGTTCACAGTCGAAAGCTCCAAACATAGCATGTGGAGAGTCGCGTTCAAAAACAAAAGTTCCAAGCAAGGATCCTGGAGAGTCACGTACACAGCCAAAAGTTCCAAACAAGGCATGTGCAGAGCCACGTTCAAAAACAAAAGTTCCAAACAAGGCATGTGCAGAGCCACGTTCAAAAACAAAAGTTCCAAACAAGGCATGTGCAGAGCCACGTTCAAAAACAAAAGTTCCAAACAAGGCATGTGCAGAGTCACGTTCAAAAACAAAAGTTCCAAACAAGGCATGTGCAGAGCCACGTTCAAAAACAAAAGTTCCAAACAAGGCATGTGGAGAGTCGCGTTCACAGACAAAAGTTCCATGCAAAGATCCTGGAGAGCGACGAACAATCAGGACACAATCATTGCCGAAGAAAGACTCGGATACAGTGGAAGGAGCTGGTGTATTTTCCGTGATCAAGACCATTGGTTCCAAAGTGTTTACGATGATGAACCCATTTGCCTCAAACGGTGGTCAGTAA